aaatagactgctttattttttcaggtaggtctaacattcaggtaagaaactgaataaaaaaacgcaaagtggctaaataaatttaaaataacattggataatgtttttgcaaaaaattaaatagtttcatataaaaccattaaagttagacaagttgatcagtcaagagcagtgtgatcgtttgtctttttgtagtttgactttgaataacaaatgactgctgtccctttaagaactgcttgtttcagactgtgtttacatactgttcaaaatgtgcactgagaattagtttgagtgtatttgaccaataataagctgtaaaaagaagcgaatatttgcacttgtatgtcaggggcggctttattacggtaggctatgtgtgtgtgtgcgcttcagatgtgagcttgaaatctgcgggtattcgtagaattatgtgcaatcccgcgcgaaattcagaccgatcacacacactaacacgctgtcgtaaggaaaagtccagcagaacgcgcgtccgtcgtgttcagagggttaaccggctgaatgagaatatgcggctgcgcgtcaactcgctgtcggtcagagaaggagaggagagcagagcagctgggatcgattgtgtaggctgagcaggctatcgtatcttttcagatatttcagtatcgatatttttgacaacactagttgcactgtgccgacccaggcttttaaacgtgaaataaatccacacttcagagccgcttaccgggcttccatgaaCAAGCGGAcgcgcaagcaccggaaatcaggtggccatggaaaccaaaacttgcgcgcttggaaccgaagatcggaaccgaaaatacattttctaaacgattccgaTGGAATCGTCATTTTTCAAACGGTTCCAAAttggaaccggttctcgatgcccaaccctactcATTATAGACATTGCTCTTATGCGTGACTCATGCAGTTTACTTTATTACCCGCTAGAGTgccaaaagttacatagtgtacctttaaattGTTCCATTCTGAGAGAGCATCTCTGCCCTCACGGGTGCTTGTGTTAGTGTTAGGATGATGCATTAGTCAGATCGCCGACATTTCCATGACTTTAAATTGTCCCCACACTCCCCAGAAGCACTGTTCTGAAGACCTCGTCTTGTGACCAGTCACATGACATGAATTAGTCACAATGCTGGTGCCATGTCAATGACCGCGCCTGTCTCCTGGAGCATTACTGTCTTTTAGTGTCATCTCTCCTGTCCTGAGCAGGCGGTCAACTCCAGTACGTCCAACATAATTCTGTCGAGTCCAATGAAATGAAATGTCGTCGTAAGTCTTTAAAAGTCTCTTGTAGTTTCTTATTTTCATCATTGCACTGTGGTTGCTTCACATCTTTGTATTTCAGTATGTGTGCGTCAGTGGTGGAGTGCATGAAAGCATATGGGCCTGGTTTGAAATGTTGAAATGAGTCTCTGTATGCGGCTTTTAGTGTACGTGTGCATGTATTCGAGAATTCAAGAGGAGATGATCTCTTCGTTCATGTGCCTCCATCCCTTCTGTGTCTCAACAGCTGGAAAATATTCTGTCAAAGATAGACAAGTTTCAGAAGAGCACACATTACAGATGGACATTAACGTCCACAATTCAGCACGAAGGCAGGCAAAGCCTTACCTTACCGCACATACCATCTTTACTGCAGTTTTTATTGTCCTTGTCCGTGGCCTCCTCTTCAACCTGAAAGAATATTATAAGATTGATATATAACAGAAAAAGGCAAACAAACACTAATTCAGAACTTAAGCACCCACCTCCTTTCTCCATTTGAGCTCACAGAAGACTCTCTCAAAACACTCGTGCATGTAGTTGAACTAGAAAAGAGAAGGCATCTTTAGCGCAGAACTCATGCAAGTTGCAAGATCCCATGGACATATGAGACTCACATAAGGAGTGAAGATTTTGACCCAGCGAGGTTTCTTCTCCCCTCGTGCGTACTCGAAACAGAAAGCCATTCCCTCTTCATCCGTGTCCCATCTCTGCATCTCAGACCATTCGAATGCGATCACCTGATTCTGTAATGACATAGGGCAAATAATTAAGCCATATAAACCTGTGATCTGAACTGTTTATTCTAacttttaaaagtaaagttaCTGAGTGTTATCAACAACATCTACTACCATCACTACAACTAGTAAGCAACTTTTCACTCCTTCAAAAGCAAACAAATTCACCTCTAGAGTGCCATCCTCTGTGCACGCATGGAGTTTAAAGTGGCGGATGCTTATCGCTGTGACGACGTGACCTTTCCTACGCGAGTCACAGGAGCAGTGTGGGAAAGTGATCTCATTGTAGCCCTCACATGTCCTCAGAATACTTAAATACTACAGAGGAAGAAGGTACAGGAAGattaagatttatttttttcacaatcACTTTTCAATTAGAGATGCACTTTCTTCAGgcaaaaataaattatgtttttttgaggaaaacattcaagGATTTTCCTCCATATAATCAAAGGAGTCCAAATCAAAGGAGTTTGAAATTGCTCTGCACTATCCCAGCTGAGGAATAAGGTCTTATCTAGCAGGATGATCGGTAATTTTCaagaattataaaaaataaaataaaacctttttaaccacaaatgcATGATGTGGTTATTCACAATGCTGGAAAGGTCACACGTGATGGAAGTGCCGACCCAGTGCCGAGAAACTCCATCTCATGGTCTCCTCCAACTTTAAAATAGTCAGAAATCGCtgtttttatatgttttattgtttctgtacatttttttatttagtcttTGCACGTTCATTTTAACACTGGGTCGGTACTTCCACCTACATCACGGCCGCAACATTTCCGACGTAATTACGTCATGCATCGTGAAGGAAAATGTTTCTTATTTCTTTAcgactgaagaaagacattGACATCTTGGATCACATGGGGGGgttaaattatcaggaaattttcattttaaagtgaactaatccttgaACCTCCACTCATTAACTGGGTATTGTTTGGAGACTGACCATGGTAATTTTCCTCTGTTCAGTGAGCTTTTGGAGCTGGTAGGATGTTTCTCCTACTTTGATGAATCCCTTTTTCACATCATCCAGAGCCTGAGAGAGAGGACACGAATAAACACCTGTACAGACTGAAAACGCATTGCCAGAAAACATTttcttgaacacacacacaaagacacaccTGATGGAAGCAATAATTGATAGCTAGCTCGTTGTCATTTAGCAGAATCTCTTCTTCTGTGGAGAAAAGCCACTTGCGGAGCGTGAGGCAGGTGCCTGGGATGGCAGATGTGTAATTCTGCACATACAGCTTATGTGGAAACTCATTAGGAGCCAGCTTGCGTGCTGAGATATTGAGAGACAGAAATATAGAGGTAGATAAGCGGTAAAAAACTAGGACAGAGAGAAAACTTAAAAATGACGAGTCAGAGTATTTACAAAACCATAGAAGGACTTGTTGTACTTCATTTATTATCATAAATTACTTCATATCATTAAAGGTTCCTTTCTTCGCGATCCcattttcaaactttagttagtgtgatatgttgctgttagagcataaataatacctgtaaaattataaagctcaaagttcaatgccaagcaaggtattttatttaacagaagatccctttcaaagcctacagcgaacggcacTTCCttgcaggaatgacgtcactagaacagtttgttgactaagcctccacccacaagaatatggaaaaaagggggcgtggccacttgcatctccgttatggtaagaggcgggactattccgggcaaagtgcgctaaactgctgtccaatcacaacacgggaagcgctggcccaatcagaactcgttacgtatttctgaagaaggggcttcatagaacaaggaaatcttcaggccgtttttaggacagagaaaacatcgGTGTACAggtgtaaattgtgtgaaaaatacagttttttttaaaacgtgAAATATGAACTGTTATAAAtgtgttatattgcacactgtaaacacaatcaaggcttcaaaaacacacaaaaaacgggacctttaatattacatatttagatatgaaatgtatatataaaacaatcTATAAACATTGAGCTTGATTTGAACAACTTAAACACATGAGTTGAGACAGGCTGGTCAAATATCCAAAGCTGCTCGTTCTAACCATGAAACTGATGTCACACATTgggatctcagctgtcaataaTGTCAGGCTATACGACAGTGAAGACCTGTTAAAAATGGACGCACGCATGAAAACTTGTGCAGAGTTTTACATCAACCTATTTATGTTCGGTGACTGAGTTGCATTACACACGGGATTACGGGTGGCTAGCAAAGGTGTTTACTAGTTTGTAGTTTTTGACTAAATTTTCAAAtcagttttatttaaattgcaataattgTTAACATTGACAAGTACATTTTTATCTGCAATTTAACAGAGTAGCGCattttgttaaaaatgtaaaagtgtGTACATTCACGTGCTCTTTGGAATCAGTGGATCATGGTGTTATATTTTTACTgaccaaaatgttttaaaaatctgaACCGTTGCACCCCGAGTTACTAGTAATATTAAACACAGGCATGTAATATTGTCATACAGGAAAAATTATAAAGAGGAGCTCTTACCGAAGGAGTGATTAATGACTTCAAACAGAGCAAAATAACTTGCAGTGATGCTGTCCATCCCAATCTTCATTACTAcagcctgaaaaaaaaaaacggtgagAATTAATGAAATGTGAAAATGAACTGATGCATTTGCTATAGTGTCAAATGAGTTAAATACAATACCTGGTAGACCTGGTCTGTTGTGCAATTTTTTCGCACCCGGACCGTAACTGTAGTTTTGTCTGGCATGGCTATCCTTAGCTCCACATCAGAAACACCATTATAGTTCTAggagaaatgagagagggaccTAAAAATACAGTCCAAACagataaaacagcgctgcagGCTGCTTGTCCATCGTGTGCCTGAGAAAAACCCTGACAAGGTACAGAGTCACACTCACAGCAGAGCAATGGAACATGCAAATGAGTACACAAACAACAACATGACTGCCACATTTTTAAATCTCAACAAATTAAACAGATATAAGAAGAGATCTATCTGTTGTGAAAAGACATACTGGAATTATTCATACTCCAATCTTTTTCTCTTGTAATGATCCATGTTCTATTATTGCCTGCAGCTGACTTGCTATTGTTTTGGTATTATAAAATGTGGATTTGCCATAATGTCAATCAAACTATGCACATAAAAAACAGAAGGCGCAAGAAAACTGCCTCTCTGACAGGATAGCTGGATGGATAGACTGACaggcagacagagagacagacttGTAGTTTCAGGTCCATTAGGGGAGGATGAATGCAAGTAAGAGGTTCTTAACCTTTTTGACTATAAGGCCCCCACACTGTCAAAAATAAATCAGAAGGCCACTCAATATATTCTTTTACTTgattaaatcagcactaggtaacttttcaaccttcataatatattttcaagactcttgtgatgatgcatcgacttacaataggttgaatgacacgcctgccatagcctgatggggtctgtatcgtttttaatcgtacttttaaacttcgggtttcgggtagtaacccgagaacaaaaagaactacaaaattcgaccgctttacggcatatacgtcacttccaccaacacccacacttccttacattcggacatgcgagcccaactttgttcgtcggatagcctaatatagtcatgtccgaagcagcacagacaaataaaaaagaaaaggttttgttggaggaaagcaataagaggaaacgaaaaagtgatgggattaaaggcaggacgaggatcaacgttggacagcgtttgctcgtcggcgtgagctgaaggaggcgtgcccgaccgatgctgtcctgcttgttatggtgattacctaccactcaaacattgaactgaagtatcatatagattctgtaaaaaggtaaccaatagactactataatgaagCTGGCTGGTAAACGTTAGCttcgcgattatttggcgtttcaaaaaaaataaaacc
This DNA window, taken from Pseudorasbora parva isolate DD20220531a chromosome 7, ASM2467924v1, whole genome shotgun sequence, encodes the following:
- the snx27b gene encoding sorting nexin-27b isoform X2, whose amino-acid sequence is MADVVEGDGTRSAAPSTLHSAARNCSGMSSGTCAGGLVATTVTSGPRLVRIVKSDSGYGFNVRGQVSEGGQLRSINGELYAPLQHVSAVLPGGAADRAGISKGDRILEVNGVNVEGATHKQVVDLIRAGEKELVLAILSVPQPETDSLDPGDDGSSQSCYDYSDKQAVPISVPTYKHVEQNGEKFVVYNVYMAGRQLCSKRYREFAILHQNLKREFANFAFPKLPGKWPFSLSEQQLDARRRGLEEYLEKVCSVRVIGESDIMQEFLSESDENYNGVSDVELRIAMPDKTTVTVRVRKNCTTDQVYQAVVMKIGMDSITASYFALFEVINHSFARKLAPNEFPHKLYVQNYTSAIPGTCLTLRKWLFSTEEEILLNDNELAINYCFHQALDDVKKGFIKVGETSYQLQKLTEQRKITMYLSILRTCEGYNEITFPHCSCDSRRKGHVVTAISIRHFKLHACTEDGTLENQVIAFEWSEMQRWDTDEEGMAFCFEYARGEKKPRWVKIFTPYFNYMHECFERVFCELKWRKEVEEEATDKDNKNCSKDGMCGKNIFQLLRHRRDGGT
- the snx27b gene encoding sorting nexin-27b isoform X1, with the protein product MADVVEGDGTRSAAPSTLHSAARNCSGMSSGTCAGGLVATTVTSGPRLVRIVKSDSGYGFNVRGQVSEGGQLRSINGELYAPLQHVSAVLPGGAADRAGISKGDRILEVNGVNVEGATHKQVVDLIRAGEKELVLAILSVPQPETDSLDPGDDGSSQSCYDYSDKQAVPISVPTYKHVEQNGEKFVVYNVYMAGRQLCSKRYREFAILHQNLKREFANFAFPKLPGKWPFSLSEQQLDARRRGLEEYLEKVCSVRVIGESDIMQEFLSESDENYNGVSDVELRIAMPDKTTVTVRVRKNCTTDQVYQAVVMKIGMDSITASYFALFEVINHSFARKLAPNEFPHKLYVQNYTSAIPGTCLTLRKWLFSTEEEILLNDNELAINYCFHQALDDVKKGFIKVGETSYQLQKLTEQRKITMYLSILRTCEGYNEITFPHCSCDSRRKGHVVTAISIRHFKLHACTEDGTLENQVIAFEWSEMQRWDTDEEGMAFCFEYARGEKKPRWVKIFTPYFNYMHECFERVFCELKWRKEVEEEATDKDNKNCSKDEYFPAVETQKGWRHMNEEIISS